A stretch of the Macrobrachium nipponense isolate FS-2020 chromosome 23, ASM1510439v2, whole genome shotgun sequence genome encodes the following:
- the LOC135198014 gene encoding uncharacterized protein LOC135198014 — MDLERLIRLGKEIGLEGEDLRAFIAEKEKAEKEKAEFERQERTEARELKKLELQAAQAQVEAQAQAQAAQAEALKEVELAKVKAEEELRKEELKLKLARPPGSAEGSNRGLDKAKLPKLPVFNDKTDDIDAYLQRFERFATSAEWKHEVWAISLASLLQERQLKSLQEVVASADRYIEAHGYPVQKFPSKPVVTPTVQSKVSSGNAPIFAGTSLNCFVCGKSGHRAKDCYYKGSGGRKISAPDKKGKAATAVVKEQVTSKDSSVSKGKTLSNNPEHAATFVKVDPKEIMNEDGWIIKEGKGFKVVCGGSSASEREKLNTAPGEVEGTPVLVMRDTGCTTVLVRKSLVPKEKFTGKLVNVIMANSEVYVYPEAEIFVRCPYFTGNTLAACLDNPLYDVIIGEIPGATLGKGLNSPAGAVTTRSQKTKKNPRLKITEVLDLMKTKSIRESQEEDTSLVKIKKYPQEGREFSRRKGTEISGYRKGNSLYRKVKVGETFKEQLIIPSTFRSTVLELAHSGLMGGHLGIDKTKNRILDKFYWPGIIREVVRYIRSCDICQRTVDKGRVGKARLGKMPVIGEPFAKVGVDLVGPIEPRSSNGSRYILTVVDFATRYPEAVALSNIDSLTVAEALLEIFCRIGIPREVLSDRGTQFTSEIMEEVYRLLSIRMINTTPYHAMCNGLVERFNGTLKKMLKRMCSEQPKEWPRFLAPLLFAYRDVPQASTKFSPFELVYGHTVRGPLTFLKELWTEDIEEPEVRTSYEYVINLRERLEDTCRLASEGLHSAQDKAKKYYDLKTKNRKLKVGDDVLLLLPTNNNKLLLQWKGPYKVTKVCNRLNYVIDVNNTPRKFHINKLKRYVYRDPAEIHKASVAVLEECLVGEACTTPSHTQQENWMDVNLNEDMTTAMLADAREILENFKDLFTDVPGKTRKQVCHIELEYPEVVRAKPYPIPYHLQAVVSKELQNLKDLNIIEPSKSPYSSPMCVAPKKDGKVRLCLDLRQLNKMVKFDAEPMPEVDDILSKIAGSKYFTKLDLTKGYWQISLAEDSKPYTAFATREGLYQFTVLPFGLVTALAIFNRLMRKLFGDLNNVETFFDDILIHTETWDEHCALLQEVLVRLREANLTVRPSKTEIGRKTLEYLGHIVGDGCMRPTPEKIKTIQEAAVPLTKKGVRSFLGLAGYYRRYIPGYAAIAAPLTNLTKKNASNRVVWGDSEDKAFRELRESLTKGPILKLITFQKPFILRTDASSTGLGAVLLQEHDNEKWPVFYASRKLSEVEQRYAVIERECLAVVWATKKFYPYLYGKQFILETNHRPLTYLDTAKPLNGRLMRWALHLQQFQMSIHYIEGSDNVGGDYLSRL, encoded by the exons ATGGATTTGGAAAGATTGATTCGGCTGGGTAAGGAGATTGGTTTAGAGGGTGAAGACTTGAGAGCATTTattgcagaaaaagaaaaagctgaaaaagaaaaagccGAATTTGAACGTCAGGAGAGAACAGAAGCAAGAGAATTGAAAAAGCTGGAATTACAAGCAGCGCAGGCTCAAGTTGAGGCTCAGGCTCAAGCACAGGCAGCCCAAGCAGAGGCCCTTAAAGAAGTTGAGTTAGCTAAAGTTAAGGCTGAAGAGGAACTAAGAAAGGAAGAGTTAAAGCTCAAATTGGCTAGACCACCTGGATCTGCAGAGGGAAGTAACCGAGGGCTAGACAAAGCTAAGCTACCAAAGTTACCAGTGTTCAACGATAAAACTGATGACATCGACGCTTATCTTCAAAGGTTTGAGAGGTTTGCTACCAGTGCTGAATGGAAGCATGAGGTTTGGGCAATTAGCTTGGCATCCCTACTTCAAG aaagacAGTTAAAATCCCTTCAGGAAGTGGTAGCAAGTGCTGATCGATATATAGAGGCTCATGGTTATCCAGTGCAAAAATTTCCCAGTAAACCAGTGGTAACACCTACAGTGCAAAGTAAAGTCAGTAGTGGTAATGCTCCAATTTTTGCAGGTACAAGTTTAAACTGTTTTGTTTGTGGCAAGAGTGGGCATAGGGCAAAAGATTGCTATTATAAAGGTAGTGGTGGCAGAAAAATAAGTGCACCTGACAAGAAAGGTAAGGCTGCGACTGCTGTGGTGAAGGAACAAGTTACCTCCAAGGACAGTAGTGTTTCAAAAGGTAAGACTCTATCTAATAATCCTGAACACGCAGCTACTTTTGTCAAAGTTGACCctaaagaaattatgaatgaaGATGGCTGGATTATTAAAGAAGGGAAAGGATTTAAAGTAGTTTGTGGTGGAAGTAGCGCAAGTGAACGAGAGAAACTAAATACAGCCCCTGGGGAAGTTGAGGGAACGCCAGTGTTAGTGATGAGGGACACAGGCTGCACCACTGTATTAGTAAGGAAAAGCCTGGTACCCAAGGAAAAGTTTACAGGTAAATTAGTCAATGTTATTATGGCTAATTCTGAAGTTTATGTGTATCCAGAAGCTGAAATTTTTGTGAGGTGTCCTTATTTTACAGGTAATACTCTAGCAGCTTGTTTAGACAACCCATTGTATGATGTAATCATTGGTGAAATACCCGGTGCAACCCTAGGTAAGGGTCTGAATAGCCCTGCTGGTGCAGTAACAACAAGAAGCCAGAAGACCAAGAAAAACCCTAGACTTAAAATAACTGAagtattggatctcatgaaaacAAAGTCCATCAGGGAATCACAGGAAGAAGACACTAGTCTCGTGAAGATAAAGAAGTATCCTCAAGAGGGTCGGGAGTTCAGCAGAAGAAAGGGAACTGAAATTTCAGGATATAGGAAAGGAAATTCACTATACAGAAAGGTCAAGGTAGGAGAAACTTTTAAAGAACAGTTAATTATTCCTAGTACATTCAGATCAACAGTTTTGGAACTGGCTCACTCAGGATTGATGGGTGGTCATCTTGGTATtgacaaaactaaaaatagaatTTTAGATAAATTCTACTGGCCAGGTATTATTCGAGAAGTAGTTAGATATATTAGGTCGTGTGATATTTGTCAGCGTACTGTAGACAAAGGTAGAGTGGGTAAAGCTAGGTTAGGAAAGATGCCTGTAATAGGGGAACCTTTTGCTAAAGTTGGGGTTGATTTAGTGGGTCCTATTGAACCTAGATCCTCAAATGGCTCAAGATATATTCTAACAGTTGTTGATTTTGCAACAAGGTATCCTGAAGCTGTAGCTTTATCAAATATTGATTCTTTAACGGTCGCAGAAGCATTGCTGGAAATATTTTGTAGGATTGGTATACCTCGAGAGGTTTTGTCTGATAGAGGAACACAATTCACTTCAGAAATCATGGAAGAAGTTTATAGGTTGTTATCAATCAGGATGATTAACACTACTCCCTATCACGCTATGTGTAATGGCCTGGTGGAAAGATTTAATGGCACTCTTAAGAAAATGTTGAAGAGGATGTGTAGTGAACAACCTAAGGAGTGGCCTAGATTCTTGGCACCATTATTATTCGCTTATAGAGATGTACCACAGGCAAGTACTAAGTTTTCTCCTTTTGAATTGGTTTATGGCCATACTGTTAGGGGTCCTTTAACTTTTCTTAAGGAATTATGGACTGAGGATATTGAAGAACCTGAGGTGAGGACATCTTACGAATATGTTATTAATCTAAGAGAAAGACTTGAGGATACTTGCAGGTTAGCTAGTGAAGGTCTTCACAGTGCCCAAGATAAAGCTAAGAAGTATTATGATCTGAAAACTAAGAATAGGAAATTGAAAGTTGGTGATGATGTTCTTTTATTGCTACCAACTAACAATAATAAGTTATTACTGCAGTGGAAAGGTCCTTATAAAGTAACTAAGGTTTGCAACAGACTTAACTATGTCATTGATGTGAATAATACTCCCAGAAAATTCCacataaataagttaaaaagatATGTTTATAGGGATCCAGCAGAGATACATAAGGCTTCTGTAGCAGTGTTGGAAGAATGCTTGGTTGGAGAGGCCTGTACAACACCCAGTCACACTCAGCAGGAAAATTGGATGGATGTTAACCTGAATGAGGACATGACAACAGCAATGTTAGCTGACGCAAGAGAAATTCTTGAGAATTTCAAAGATCTGTTCACAGATGTCCCAGGTAAAACCAGGAAACAAGTTTGTCACATTGAATTGGAATATCCAGAGGTGGTAAGAGCAAAACCTTATCCTATTCCGTATCACTTGCAGGCAGTGGTAAGTAAGGAACTGCAAAATTTGaaagatttaaatattattgaaCCATCCAAGTCTCCATATTCTTCACCAATGTGTGTAGCtccaaagaaagatggaaagGTTAGGTTATGTTTAGATCTGAGGCAGCTGAATAAAATGGTTAAATTTGATGCAGAACCGATGCCAGAGGTAGACGATATACTCTCTAAAATTGCTGGTAGTAAATACTTTACCAAACTGGATTTGACAAAGGGGTACTGGCAGATTTCGTTAGCAGAGGATAGTAAACCATATACTGCATTTGCAACACGTGAGGGACTTTACCAATTTACAGTATTACCATTTGGATTAGTAACAGCACTTGCCATATTTAACAGATTGATGAGGAAATTGTTTGGAGATTTAAATAATGTAGAGACCTTCTTTGATGATATTTTAATCCACACTGAAACCTGGGATGAACACTGTGCCCTGCTGCAAGAAGTTCTAGTAAGATTGAGAGAGGCCAATTTGACTGTAAGACCAAGTAAAACAGAAATTGGAAGGAAAACCCTTGAATATTTAGGACATATAGTAGGAGATGGCTGTATGAGGCCGACACCAGAAAAGATCAAAACCATTCAAGAAGCTGCAGTACCACTGACGAAAAAAGGGGTTCGATCCTTTCTAGGTTTAGCTGGTTATTATAGGAGATATATCCCAGGGTATGCAGCGATTGCTGCGCCACTAACTAATCTCACCAAGAAGAATGCTTCAAATAGGGTAGTATGGGGTGACAGTGAGGATAAGGCATTCAGAGAACTAAGGGAAAGTCTGACTAAAGGACCTATTCTAAAACTTATAACTTTCCAGAAACCCTTTATTCTTCGTACAGATGCATCCAGTACAGGGCTTGGAGCTGTACTTTTACAGGAACATGATAATGAGAAGTGGCCAGTCTTCTATGCAAGTAGGAAACTCTCAGAGGTGGAGCAGAGGTATGCTGTAATCGAGAGAGAATGCTTGGCAGTTGTATGGGCTACCAAGAAGTTCTACCCATATTTGTATGGCAAGCAGTTCATCTTGGAAACGAATCACCGTCCTTTAACATATTTAGATACTGCAAAACCCCTTAATGGAAGATTAATGAGGTGGGCTCTTCATCTTCAGCAGTTCCAGATGAGTATCCACTATATTGAGGGTAGTGATAATGTAGGTGGAGATTATTTAAGTAGACTGTAA